The proteins below are encoded in one region of Levilactobacillus namurensis:
- a CDS encoding ABC transporter ATP-binding protein, with translation MVYKYYPHWKFFLMNLTGWISSCENLVIATVVATLTTFATRREFDRLPEFLGVAFGSLLVTYLAQVCFNWFTTDAVRHLNRTLRAQVFRGMVTQPTETDDAALGFLTNDFKLLETNRFQAEINMLISAYTLVMAFGYALYLNWLITLIFFVGSCAPMLVSNLFQKPLERASENWSQQNDQYVNQTKNFLAGAGTIARYHAQDAAVAKNQAMVDLLEAALAKMNLRNLVGNACINVTANLCTFLLPFLVGVYLIVRGQTTLGVLFAIVQLSNSFVNPILTILAQRNNLATTRQIVERLNGYVAAGHQALPAPAPALGELAFRQVTLQRQQRTLLHNLDLTIHAGEKIAVIGRSGSGKSTLLTYLWSGQFGHAQTVQLNHQPVQASQLAGVFAYASQSPVIFAGTLRFNLTLGASVSDDRLTALCQELDLGDLVAKEGLDYSLGSNADQLSGGQLARIELGRALLSQRPILLLDEMTAALDKQTALDIHQRLWHSKLTIIEAIHHYTSADLVHYDQVVSVDTLATASAGR, from the coding sequence ATGGTTTACAAATATTACCCCCATTGGAAGTTCTTTTTAATGAACTTGACGGGATGGATTTCGAGTTGTGAGAATCTGGTGATTGCGACCGTTGTGGCAACGCTGACGACCTTTGCGACCCGCCGAGAGTTTGACCGGTTACCAGAATTCTTAGGAGTGGCGTTCGGGAGCCTGTTAGTGACCTATCTGGCACAGGTCTGCTTTAACTGGTTCACCACTGACGCCGTGCGCCACTTGAACCGGACCTTGCGTGCGCAGGTCTTTCGGGGGATGGTCACTCAGCCGACGGAGACGGACGACGCGGCGTTGGGATTTCTGACCAACGACTTTAAGTTACTGGAGACCAACCGCTTCCAAGCCGAAATCAACATGCTGATTTCCGCGTATACGCTGGTGATGGCGTTCGGCTACGCCCTGTACCTGAACTGGCTGATCACCCTGATCTTTTTCGTGGGCAGTTGTGCGCCCATGTTAGTCTCTAACCTATTTCAAAAGCCGTTAGAGCGAGCCTCGGAGAACTGGTCGCAGCAAAATGACCAGTACGTGAACCAGACCAAGAATTTCTTGGCGGGAGCCGGAACGATTGCCCGGTACCACGCCCAGGACGCCGCCGTGGCGAAGAACCAAGCCATGGTCGATCTCCTGGAAGCCGCACTGGCGAAGATGAATCTGCGGAACCTAGTCGGTAACGCCTGCATCAACGTTACGGCCAATCTGTGTACGTTCCTGTTGCCTTTCTTGGTGGGGGTCTACTTGATCGTTCGCGGTCAGACCACGTTAGGCGTCTTGTTCGCTATCGTTCAGTTGTCGAATTCCTTCGTCAACCCCATCTTGACGATCCTCGCACAACGCAATAACCTGGCCACCACGCGCCAAATCGTTGAACGCCTGAACGGGTACGTTGCCGCTGGTCACCAGGCGTTACCCGCGCCCGCACCGGCCTTAGGGGAGCTGGCCTTTCGCCAGGTAACGCTCCAACGCCAGCAACGCACCTTGTTACATAATTTAGACCTGACGATCCACGCGGGGGAGAAGATTGCCGTGATCGGTCGTTCGGGGAGCGGTAAATCCACGCTTTTAACGTACTTATGGTCTGGTCAATTTGGGCATGCCCAGACAGTTCAGCTGAACCATCAGCCCGTCCAAGCCAGTCAGTTAGCGGGCGTCTTTGCCTACGCCAGCCAAAGCCCGGTCATTTTCGCCGGGACCTTGCGCTTTAACCTGACACTGGGGGCTTCGGTAAGCGACGACCGGTTGACCGCGCTATGCCAGGAGCTGGACTTGGGGGACTTGGTCGCAAAGGAAGGCCTGGATTACTCACTGGGCAGCAACGCCGACCAGCTATCTGGGGGGCAGTTGGCCCGGATCGAGTTAGGTCGGGCCCTGTTGTCCCAGCGGCCGATTTTGTTGCTGGATGAAATGACGGCGGCCCTGGATAAGCAAACGGCGTTGGATATCCACCAACGACTCTGGCACTCGAAACTGACCATCATCGAGGCGATTCACCATTACACGTCCGCGGACCTGGTGCACTATGACCAAGTGGTGAGCGTGGATACGTTAGCCACCGCTTCGGCTGGTCGTTAG
- a CDS encoding GH25 family lysozyme: protein MFKNHHRFGNRVFQTAAMVGALAGLAWGSQTVAHASTLAVPDISEWQGRLSAGEVAGLKNQVSFVINRRQYGAGYQDLYATNNTNLYVRYGVPFGEYDYARFHDAASARQEAQDFYARSNKHANFYVLDFEENDVTSGSTNAAVRAWADEMRSLTTKHLVFYSYQSFATTYANSARQAFDAQWIANYSSTPTIPFALWQYTDHHYLSALGQYTDNSRVATSVHPVSWWADSAALALTHAPATSSATTSSANANVNPTVAAPSTSGTGSTFTGYPVGAYAELHKHATRYTDGKAIPVSRRQRLYKITKVSGQKLYLKTLHHWVWARDVTGYWGGSHRSFKLTHKLNLYRNASLTRRTGGYYVAGDTVHGSLVKSPNGRAYRIKTKLGYLTANVRYSNLA from the coding sequence ATGTTTAAAAATCATCATCGCTTTGGTAACCGGGTGTTCCAAACGGCGGCCATGGTTGGTGCACTAGCGGGTTTGGCTTGGGGAAGTCAGACCGTAGCCCATGCCAGTACATTAGCCGTTCCAGATATTTCCGAATGGCAGGGCCGACTGTCGGCCGGCGAAGTTGCCGGTCTTAAGAATCAAGTTTCCTTTGTGATCAACCGGCGGCAGTATGGTGCCGGCTACCAAGACCTGTATGCCACCAATAACACGAACCTATACGTCCGTTACGGCGTTCCGTTTGGCGAGTACGACTACGCCCGGTTTCACGACGCCGCGAGCGCCCGGCAGGAAGCCCAGGACTTCTATGCGCGATCGAATAAGCACGCCAACTTTTACGTCTTGGACTTCGAGGAAAACGACGTGACGTCCGGGTCCACTAACGCCGCCGTTCGGGCTTGGGCGGATGAGATGCGGTCGTTAACGACCAAGCACCTGGTCTTTTATTCCTATCAATCGTTCGCCACGACCTACGCCAACAGCGCACGCCAAGCGTTCGACGCGCAATGGATCGCCAATTACTCGTCAACGCCGACGATTCCGTTCGCCCTCTGGCAGTACACGGACCATCACTACCTATCCGCGCTGGGGCAGTATACGGATAATAGTCGGGTCGCGACCAGCGTTCACCCGGTTTCGTGGTGGGCGGATAGCGCAGCGCTGGCTTTAACGCACGCACCAGCCACCTCCAGTGCGACCACGTCGTCGGCTAACGCGAACGTGAATCCCACGGTCGCGGCCCCGAGCACCAGTGGTACCGGCTCAACCTTTACTGGCTACCCAGTTGGGGCGTACGCGGAGCTGCATAAGCATGCGACCCGCTACACGGATGGCAAGGCCATTCCTGTGTCGCGGCGCCAACGGCTCTACAAGATTACTAAGGTTTCCGGCCAGAAGCTCTACCTCAAGACTCTGCATCACTGGGTCTGGGCGCGGGACGTGACCGGCTACTGGGGTGGCAGTCACCGGAGCTTCAAGCTGACCCATAAGCTGAACCTGTACCGTAACGCTAGCCTGACCCGCCGGACGGGCGGCTATTACGTGGCCGGTGATACGGTGCACGGAAGCCTGGTTAAATCACCGAACGGGCGTGCTTACCGGATCAAGACTAAGTTGGGTTACTTGACAGCGAACGTCCGGTATTCGAATTTGGCATAA
- a CDS encoding MalY/PatB family protein gives MANDFSEMIDRRHTNSVKWDVKDNELPMWVADMDFRTAPGIIKAFQDKAASGIFGYEEVPEAYFEAVQHWYATEHNWAPNTAWMRFVTGVVPTISSAVRRVSNVGDNVLVQAPVYNIFYNSIVNNGRHVLSSDLVDHDGQYAIDWDDLDAKLAEPLTTMMILCNPHNPVGKVWTADELAQIGALAAKHHVTVLSDEIHGDITDAGHPYTPFASVNDVNAQNSITCVSTSKTFNVAALHAATVIVPNEALRHVVDRGINTDELAEPNSFAIPGVIAAYTTGSDWVHAMNAQVTANKQTLTQFIATQLPELQVIEGHATYLVWIDCRHVTSDTTALADFIRAKTGLFITAGAVYGGDGHDFIRINVACPAERLQDGLNRLADGVHQFEKQA, from the coding sequence ATGGCAAATGACTTTTCAGAAATGATTGACCGTCGGCACACCAATTCCGTTAAGTGGGACGTGAAGGATAACGAACTGCCCATGTGGGTCGCCGACATGGACTTCCGCACGGCTCCCGGAATCATCAAAGCGTTCCAGGACAAAGCCGCTAGCGGCATCTTCGGCTACGAGGAAGTTCCCGAAGCCTACTTCGAAGCCGTTCAACACTGGTACGCCACGGAACACAACTGGGCGCCCAACACGGCGTGGATGCGCTTCGTGACCGGGGTCGTCCCGACCATCTCGTCAGCGGTTCGGCGCGTCAGCAACGTGGGCGACAACGTCTTAGTCCAAGCCCCTGTCTACAACATCTTCTACAACTCCATCGTCAATAACGGCCGGCACGTGCTTTCCAGCGACCTGGTCGACCATGACGGTCAATACGCCATCGACTGGGACGACTTAGACGCCAAGCTGGCGGAACCCCTGACCACCATGATGATTCTCTGCAACCCCCACAATCCCGTGGGTAAGGTCTGGACCGCCGACGAGCTGGCGCAGATCGGCGCATTAGCCGCTAAGCACCACGTGACCGTTCTGTCCGACGAGATCCACGGTGACATCACCGACGCCGGTCACCCCTACACGCCGTTCGCTTCCGTCAACGACGTCAACGCCCAAAACAGCATCACCTGTGTCTCGACCAGTAAGACCTTTAACGTGGCCGCCCTGCACGCGGCGACGGTCATTGTCCCTAACGAGGCCTTGCGTCACGTGGTCGACCGGGGCATTAACACCGACGAATTAGCTGAACCCAACTCGTTCGCCATCCCCGGCGTGATTGCCGCGTACACCACCGGTTCCGACTGGGTCCACGCCATGAACGCACAGGTCACGGCCAACAAGCAGACCCTGACCCAGTTCATCGCCACCCAGTTGCCCGAACTCCAGGTCATTGAAGGCCACGCCACTTACCTGGTCTGGATCGACTGCCGCCACGTCACTTCCGACACCACCGCGCTGGCGGACTTTATCCGGGCAAAGACCGGACTCTTCATCACTGCCGGGGCCGTTTATGGCGGTGACGGTCACGACTTTATCCGCATCAACGTGGCCTGCCCCGCAGAACGGCTGCAAGACGGGCTGAACCGCCTGGCCGATGGCGTCCACCAATTCGAAAAACAGGCTTAA
- a CDS encoding YfcC family protein, whose protein sequence is MSDNPTVKKRHFKLKMPGAFFILFILTVVAVIATWTIPAGSYSKLSYNNANSELRLQNPHGHVTSLPATQQELDKLGVKIKIGQFKSGGITQAVSVPHTYERLAQHPAKLSDITGSMVNGTIESVDIMIFIFVLGGLIGVVKASGAFETGLMALTKKTKGHEFLLIFLVSVLLVLGGTLCGIEEEAVAFYPILVPVFIAMGYDSIVSVGAIFLASSVGTSFSTINPFSVVIASNAAGINFTEGIMWRAGGLFIATIFLLFYLHWYSKKVKADPEFSYTWDDHEEFDKMWSVESTSGGQETGFTFRKKLILILFVVTFPIMVWGVMAKGWWFPTMASSFLTFAIIIMFLAGTGKYGLGETGVVDAFVAGSSGLVGVSLIIGLARGINLVLNNGLISDTILQFASSLVTHMSGPIFIIVMLLIFFVLGFIVPSSSGLAVLSMPILAPLADTVNIPRFVVVTAYQFGQYAMLFLAPTGLVMATLQMLHMRYSHWFRFVWPVVVFLLVFGGGILVTEVLVYK, encoded by the coding sequence ATGAGTGATAATCCAACAGTAAAAAAGCGACATTTTAAATTAAAAATGCCCGGGGCGTTCTTCATTCTGTTCATTCTGACCGTGGTCGCGGTGATTGCGACCTGGACCATTCCGGCCGGAAGTTACTCGAAGCTGTCGTATAATAATGCCAACTCCGAGCTGCGGTTACAGAATCCCCACGGACACGTGACCAGCTTACCTGCGACCCAACAAGAGCTAGATAAGCTGGGGGTTAAGATCAAGATCGGTCAGTTTAAGTCGGGCGGGATCACCCAAGCCGTTTCGGTGCCCCACACCTACGAACGACTGGCGCAACACCCGGCGAAGTTAAGTGACATCACGGGAAGCATGGTCAACGGGACTATCGAATCCGTCGATATCATGATCTTCATCTTCGTCCTAGGGGGCCTGATTGGCGTGGTTAAAGCCAGTGGGGCCTTCGAGACGGGGCTGATGGCGCTGACCAAGAAAACCAAAGGCCACGAGTTCTTACTGATCTTCTTAGTCTCGGTTCTTCTGGTCCTCGGGGGGACCTTGTGTGGGATCGAAGAAGAGGCCGTGGCCTTCTACCCGATTCTGGTGCCCGTCTTCATTGCGATGGGCTACGATTCAATCGTGAGTGTCGGGGCCATCTTCCTGGCCAGTTCGGTCGGGACCTCGTTCTCTACGATTAACCCGTTCTCCGTGGTGATTGCCTCCAACGCGGCCGGCATCAACTTCACGGAAGGGATCATGTGGCGGGCCGGCGGTCTGTTCATTGCCACCATCTTCCTGTTGTTCTACCTGCATTGGTACAGTAAGAAGGTTAAGGCGGACCCTGAGTTCTCCTACACCTGGGATGACCATGAAGAGTTCGATAAGATGTGGTCAGTGGAATCCACCAGCGGCGGTCAAGAGACCGGCTTTACGTTCCGGAAGAAACTGATTCTGATTCTCTTTGTCGTGACGTTCCCGATCATGGTTTGGGGGGTTATGGCCAAGGGTTGGTGGTTCCCAACCATGGCCTCATCCTTCCTGACCTTCGCCATCATCATTATGTTCCTCGCCGGAACCGGGAAATACGGTTTGGGTGAAACGGGCGTGGTGGACGCCTTCGTTGCCGGGTCCTCCGGTCTGGTCGGGGTTTCCCTGATCATCGGGCTGGCACGGGGGATCAACCTGGTCTTGAACAACGGGTTGATTTCGGACACAATCTTACAATTCGCGTCCTCGCTGGTTACCCACATGAGTGGCCCAATCTTCATCATTGTGATGTTGCTGATCTTCTTCGTGTTAGGGTTTATCGTGCCATCCTCATCTGGTTTGGCGGTACTGTCGATGCCAATCCTGGCACCCCTGGCAGATACGGTCAACATTCCCCGGTTCGTGGTCGTTACGGCCTACCAATTCGGGCAATACGCGATGCTCTTCTTAGCCCCAACCGGGTTAGTCATGGCAACGCTGCAGATGTTGCATATGCGCTACTCCCACTGGTTCCGGTTTGTCTGGCCCGTTGTGGTCTTCTTACTGGTCTTCGGTGGTGGGATCCTAGTGACCGAAGTGTTAGTTTACAAGTAA
- a CDS encoding DUF3737 family protein, whose translation MKEINQQVLTGERALFQGHDLHITNSTFVDGESPLKHSQNVAIDHTIFKWKYPLWYTHHAKLNHTTWQPDAHAGIWYTQDMTMTNTTVRATKTFRHAQQLRLKNVDFSDAGETLWWCDDVQLDHVTVNGDYFGMNTNNVVAHNLKVTGNYVFDGGKNIEVHDSTFITHDAFWNCENVTIYNSTIIGEYLAWNAKNITFVDCWLESDQGLCYVDHLTMRNCSLINTDLSFEYCTDIDATIKTSIDSVKNPVNGQITAPKIGQIIFDDPAIDPKQTTITIQEDETHGK comes from the coding sequence TTGAAGGAAATTAATCAACAAGTTCTAACTGGAGAACGGGCCCTCTTTCAGGGGCACGACCTCCACATCACCAATAGTACGTTTGTCGACGGGGAATCCCCGCTCAAGCACAGTCAAAACGTCGCCATCGACCACACGATTTTTAAATGGAAGTACCCCCTGTGGTACACCCACCACGCCAAATTGAATCACACAACTTGGCAACCCGACGCCCACGCCGGGATCTGGTACACCCAAGACATGACCATGACCAACACCACGGTGCGGGCCACCAAGACCTTCCGGCACGCCCAACAGCTCCGGCTAAAGAACGTGGACTTCTCGGATGCCGGGGAGACCCTCTGGTGGTGCGACGACGTTCAACTCGACCACGTGACGGTCAACGGCGACTACTTCGGGATGAACACCAATAACGTGGTGGCCCACAACCTCAAGGTCACCGGAAATTACGTCTTCGACGGTGGAAAGAACATCGAAGTCCACGACTCCACGTTCATCACCCACGACGCGTTCTGGAACTGCGAGAACGTCACCATCTACAACTCGACCATTATCGGGGAGTACCTAGCCTGGAACGCCAAGAACATCACCTTTGTCGACTGTTGGCTCGAAAGCGACCAGGGGTTGTGCTACGTCGATCACCTGACCATGCGCAACTGCTCATTGATCAACACCGACCTGTCGTTCGAGTACTGCACCGACATTGATGCTACAATTAAAACCAGCATTGATAGTGTAAAGAACCCGGTCAACGGCCAGATCACCGCCCCTAAGATTGGCCAGATCATCTTTGATGACCCCGCCATTGACCCTAAGCAGACCACGATTACGATTCAGGAGGATGAAACGCATGGCAAATGA
- a CDS encoding glycosyltransferase family 2 protein codes for MMTKKLPRLTIVVPCYNEEAVLPSSAKTLGGILTKLIAGQQVTTDSKILFVDDGSHDQTWETIQTLQAQNALFTGLKFSRNYGQEVALMAGLRTAAPYSDLTITIDADLQDNPYLIPTMVQQAADGFDIVYGVRNDRSSDTWFKRTTAQRFYWLMNKIGVHLIPNHADYRMMTRCALTALLRYHETDPFIRGIVPQLGFPSTKLYYKRRPRTAGVSKYPLSKMLKLALNGIFSFSLVPIRAIMGVGSLVCLAALVAFGWLGIDALRGITTAGVGPIMASLWLLGGLQLMALGIIGEYVGRTFAQSKHRPAFIIETDTYSNEFVQKNIEGTRFQHQPS; via the coding sequence ATGATGACCAAAAAACTGCCACGGTTAACTATCGTGGTACCTTGCTATAACGAAGAAGCTGTTCTACCATCCAGCGCGAAAACCCTGGGTGGCATTTTAACCAAACTGATTGCCGGTCAACAAGTCACGACCGACAGTAAGATTCTGTTCGTCGACGATGGCAGTCACGACCAGACCTGGGAGACCATTCAAACCCTCCAGGCCCAAAACGCACTGTTCACCGGCTTAAAGTTCAGCCGGAACTACGGCCAAGAGGTCGCTTTGATGGCTGGTCTCCGAACCGCCGCGCCTTACTCGGACCTCACGATTACGATTGACGCTGACCTGCAGGACAACCCGTACTTGATTCCAACCATGGTCCAACAAGCCGCCGACGGGTTCGACATCGTCTACGGTGTCCGCAACGACCGCTCCAGCGACACCTGGTTCAAGCGCACCACGGCCCAACGCTTCTACTGGTTGATGAATAAGATTGGCGTGCACCTGATTCCCAACCACGCGGATTACCGGATGATGACCCGCTGTGCGTTGACCGCCCTACTGCGCTACCACGAAACGGACCCGTTCATCCGTGGCATCGTGCCGCAACTGGGCTTCCCGTCCACTAAGCTGTACTATAAGCGGCGTCCTCGAACGGCTGGCGTCTCCAAGTATCCGTTAAGTAAAATGCTCAAATTAGCCTTAAACGGAATCTTTTCCTTCTCATTAGTCCCAATTCGCGCGATTATGGGAGTAGGCAGTCTGGTCTGCCTGGCCGCCTTAGTGGCGTTCGGCTGGTTAGGAATCGATGCGTTACGCGGGATCACGACCGCTGGTGTCGGCCCCATCATGGCTTCCTTGTGGCTACTTGGCGGTCTCCAACTGATGGCATTAGGCATCATTGGGGAATACGTTGGCCGAACCTTCGCCCAGAGTAAGCACCGTCCCGCCTTCATCATCGAGACCGATACCTACTCCAACGAGTTCGTCCAAAAAAACATTGAGGGGACGCGGTTCCAGCACCAACCCTCATAG
- a CDS encoding GH25 family lysozyme, translating into MVGAMAGLAWGSQTPVQASTLAIPDISEWQGKLTASQVANLKNQVSFVINRRQYGSSYVDLYAANNTALYAKYGIPFGEYDYARFTSAASAKQEAKDFYNRSNKNAQFYALDFEENDVTSGTTNAAVKAWYDEMRSLTDKKLIFYSYQSFATSYANTARQSFDAQWIANYSYTPTIAHALWQYTDHNYLSALGEYTDNSKAITSVHPVSWWTDSVTTALSHTTSYAYSSYKKGQHIYLHKNASSYQDGTKIPTSARQKFYKISKVKSVAQSKSLQALYISSLGKWVLAQDASGYWVGQHGSFTLKHKLNLYSDSSLSKKTGSYYVKGDQVAGKVVLAPSGKSYRIKTKLGYISANNQYSNHAYYESLNSSRQIKTKKKVYQYTGSSFKKSQRAVAVPKGKTLMVTAVKKRSTGSRYFVLSNGRYVTALHSYVKE; encoded by the coding sequence ATGGTCGGGGCCATGGCGGGACTGGCCTGGGGCAGCCAAACACCGGTTCAAGCTAGCACACTAGCGATTCCCGACATTTCAGAGTGGCAGGGGAAGTTAACCGCCAGCCAGGTCGCCAACTTGAAGAATCAAGTGTCGTTCGTGATCAACCGCCGGCAGTACGGGTCCTCGTACGTGGACCTTTATGCGGCCAACAATACGGCGTTGTATGCCAAGTACGGCATCCCGTTTGGCGAATACGACTATGCCCGGTTCACCAGTGCGGCCAGTGCCAAGCAGGAAGCAAAGGACTTTTATAATCGGTCGAATAAAAACGCCCAGTTTTACGCGTTGGACTTTGAAGAAAACGACGTGACGTCCGGGACCACGAACGCGGCGGTCAAGGCTTGGTACGATGAGATGCGGTCGTTGACGGATAAGAAGCTGATCTTCTACTCCTACCAAAGCTTTGCGACCAGCTACGCCAATACGGCCCGGCAATCCTTTGATGCTCAGTGGATCGCCAACTACTCGTACACGCCCACGATTGCCCACGCCTTGTGGCAGTACACGGACCACAATTACCTGTCGGCGTTAGGCGAATATACGGATAACAGTAAGGCCATTACGTCCGTGCATCCCGTCTCATGGTGGACGGATAGTGTCACCACGGCGTTGAGCCATACTACCTCGTACGCTTACAGTAGCTATAAGAAGGGGCAACACATTTATTTACATAAAAATGCCTCGAGCTACCAAGACGGGACCAAAATCCCAACCAGTGCCCGCCAGAAGTTCTATAAGATCAGTAAGGTCAAGTCCGTCGCCCAGTCGAAGTCACTTCAGGCCCTGTACATCTCCTCGCTAGGGAAGTGGGTCCTCGCGCAAGACGCGAGTGGGTACTGGGTTGGCCAACACGGGTCATTTACTTTGAAGCATAAGCTGAACCTCTATTCCGATTCTAGTTTATCGAAGAAGACGGGGAGCTACTACGTCAAGGGAGACCAGGTTGCCGGTAAGGTGGTCTTGGCACCTAGCGGGAAGTCCTACCGCATCAAGACCAAGCTGGGCTATATCTCGGCGAACAATCAGTACTCTAACCACGCGTACTATGAGTCGTTGAATAGTAGCCGGCAGATCAAGACCAAGAAGAAGGTTTACCAGTACACGGGGTCCAGCTTTAAGAAGAGCCAACGTGCTGTTGCGGTACCTAAGGGCAAGACCTTAATGGTGACGGCGGTCAAGAAGCGTTCGACGGGCTCGCGTTACTTCGTCTTGAGTAACGGCCGATACGTCACGGCACTTCACAGTTACGTCAAAGAATAG
- the arcC gene encoding carbamate kinase, protein MAKIVVALGGNALGKSPEEQLQLVKHTAASLVGLVAAGHKVVISHGNGPQVGAINLGMNFAAENGKTAAFPFPECGAMSQGYIGYHLQQSLQNELHRQNIQKDVATVVTQIEVDPSDAAFEDPTKPVGDFYSKEDAAKIQAEKGYTFKEDAGRGYRQVVPSPLPKRIIELNSINNLIESGSLVIAGGGGGVPVVQTTQGLEGVPAVIDKDRSSALLAANLDADQLIILTAVDDVYVNYGQPDQKALRELSVQDAQKYIDQGQFAPGSMLPKIEACLDFAKSGAQRTALITSLDHLDDALAGKVGTLIK, encoded by the coding sequence ATGGCTAAAATTGTTGTGGCCTTGGGCGGGAACGCCTTAGGCAAATCACCAGAAGAACAGTTGCAGTTAGTCAAGCACACGGCGGCTTCCCTAGTGGGATTAGTGGCTGCGGGACACAAGGTCGTCATCAGTCACGGGAATGGTCCCCAAGTCGGGGCCATCAACCTGGGGATGAACTTTGCCGCGGAAAACGGCAAGACGGCAGCCTTCCCGTTCCCTGAATGTGGGGCCATGAGCCAAGGCTACATTGGTTATCACCTGCAACAAAGCTTGCAAAACGAGTTGCACCGGCAAAACATCCAAAAGGATGTGGCGACGGTGGTCACCCAGATTGAAGTGGATCCTAGCGATGCGGCCTTTGAAGACCCTACCAAACCAGTCGGTGACTTCTACTCTAAAGAAGACGCGGCCAAGATTCAAGCCGAAAAGGGCTACACTTTCAAGGAAGACGCTGGTCGGGGCTACCGGCAGGTCGTGCCATCACCGCTTCCCAAGCGGATCATTGAACTCAACAGTATCAACAACTTGATTGAATCCGGCAGTTTAGTGATTGCCGGCGGTGGTGGCGGAGTGCCCGTCGTTCAGACCACCCAGGGCTTAGAGGGTGTCCCAGCCGTGATCGATAAGGACCGTTCCAGTGCGCTGTTAGCGGCCAACCTCGATGCGGACCAACTGATCATCTTGACGGCGGTCGACGACGTGTACGTCAACTACGGTCAACCCGACCAGAAGGCTCTCCGGGAACTGTCCGTTCAAGACGCCCAGAAGTACATTGACCAAGGTCAATTCGCACCAGGCAGCATGTTACCTAAGATTGAAGCTTGCTTGGACTTTGCCAAGTCCGGCGCGCAACGGACGGCTTTGATTACGTCCTTAGACCATCTCGACGACGCACTCGCCGGAAAAGTCGGGACCCTGATCAAGTAA
- the argF gene encoding ornithine carbamoyltransferase: protein MFNLRNRNFLTLADFTTREMRHMLDLAEDLKKAKYAGTEQKKLLDKNIALIFEKASTRTRCAFEVAAKDEGAHVTYLGPSGSHMGKKETAKDTARVLGGMFDGIEYRGFSQRTAETLADYSGVPVWNGLTDEDHPTQVLADFLTAHEVLKKDYKDIKFTFVGDGQDNVSNALMLGAAVMGMTYHVVCPKELAPKADLLKRANDIAAKTGAQIEVFNDIAEGVKGSDVIYADVWVSMGEPDSVWADRIKLLKPYQVTQEVMDQTQNPNAIFEHCLPAFHNTDTKVGKEIEEKFGISEMEVTEDVFESDASVVFQEAENRMHTIKSVMVATLGE from the coding sequence ATGTTTAATTTACGTAACCGGAATTTCTTAACCTTAGCTGATTTTACCACGCGCGAAATGCGTCACATGCTCGATTTAGCCGAAGACTTAAAAAAGGCCAAGTACGCGGGCACGGAACAAAAGAAATTATTAGATAAAAACATTGCGTTGATTTTTGAAAAGGCTTCCACTCGGACGCGTTGTGCGTTTGAAGTTGCCGCTAAAGATGAAGGGGCTCACGTCACTTACTTAGGCCCTTCCGGTTCCCACATGGGTAAGAAGGAAACCGCTAAGGATACCGCTCGGGTCTTAGGCGGCATGTTCGACGGGATCGAATACCGGGGCTTCTCCCAACGGACGGCCGAAACCTTAGCCGACTACTCCGGTGTGCCAGTCTGGAACGGCTTGACCGATGAAGACCACCCAACCCAAGTCTTAGCCGACTTCTTGACGGCCCACGAAGTCCTGAAGAAGGACTACAAGGACATCAAGTTCACCTTCGTGGGCGATGGTCAAGACAACGTGTCGAACGCCTTGATGTTAGGGGCCGCTGTGATGGGCATGACCTACCACGTGGTATGCCCTAAGGAATTAGCGCCTAAGGCCGACCTGTTGAAGCGGGCGAACGACATCGCTGCCAAGACCGGTGCTCAGATCGAAGTCTTCAACGACATCGCTGAAGGGGTCAAGGGCTCTGACGTAATCTACGCCGACGTATGGGTCTCCATGGGTGAACCTGACAGTGTCTGGGCTGACCGGATCAAGTTACTGAAGCCTTACCAAGTGACCCAAGAAGTTATGGACCAGACGCAGAACCCGAACGCCATCTTCGAACACTGCTTACCAGCCTTCCACAACACGGATACTAAGGTCGGGAAAGAAATCGAAGAGAAATTCGGAATCTCCGAAATGGAAGTTACGGAGGACGTCTTCGAAAGTGACGCTTCCGTAGTCTTCCAAGAAGCCGAAAACCGGATGCACACCATCAAGTCCGTGATGGTCGCAACCTTAGGCGAATAA